A stretch of the Mustela lutreola isolate mMusLut2 chromosome 18, mMusLut2.pri, whole genome shotgun sequence genome encodes the following:
- the CLDN23 gene encoding claudin-23 encodes MRTPAVMTLGMVLAPCGLLLNLTATLAPGWRLVKGFLNQPVDVELYQGLWDMCREQSSRERQCGQPDPRGYFNSEPVRVARALMVTSLATTALGLLLASLGVRCWQEEPRFALAGLSGAVLFAAGLLSLIPVSWYNHFLADRSALPADASPVTLHVSYSLVLGYLGSCLLLLGGFSLALSFAPWCEERCRRRRKEPAGGPRRPSISTVHVYWPEPALPPAIKYYSDGQHRPRPANPGAARQPKAGFPMPRPQPGAYTNQIDVLRGEDARSPRDSSGSTGSCHASLPCDSDL; translated from the coding sequence ATGCGGACGCCGGCGGTGATGACGCTGGGCATGGTGCTGGCGCCCTGCGGGCTGCTGCTCAACCTGACGGCCACGCTGGCGCCCGGCTGGCGGCTGGTGAAGGGCTTCCTCAACCAGCCGGTGGACGTGGAGCTGTACCAGGGCCTGTGGGACATGTGCCGCGAGCAGAGCAGCCGCGAGCGCCAGTGCGGCCAGCCGGACCCGAGGGGCTACTTCAACTCCGAGCCGGTGCGCGTGGCGCGGGCCCTCATGGTCACGTCGCTGGCCACCACggccctggggctgctgctggcgTCGCTGGGCGTGCGCTGCTGGCAGGAGGAGCCGCGCTTCGCGCTGGCCGGCCTCTCGGGCGCGGTGCTCTTCGCCGCCGGCCTGCTCAGCCTCATCCCGGTCTCCTGGTACAACCACTTCTTGGCGGACCGCAGCGCCCTGCCCGCCGACGCCAGCCCGGTCACGCTGCACGTCAGCTACAGCCTGGTGCTGGGCTACCTGGGCAGctgcctgctgctgctgggcGGCTTCTCGCTGGCGCTCAGCTTCGCGCCCTGGTGCGAGGagcgctgccgccgccgccgcaagGAGCCCGCGGGCGGCCCGCGCCGGCCCAGCATCAGCACGGTGCACGTCTACTGGCCCGAGCCCGCGCTGCCGCCCGCCATCAAGTACTACAGCGACGGCCAGCACCGGCCGCGGCCGGCCAACCCCGGCGCCGCCCGCCAGCCCAAGGCCGGCTTCCCCATGCCGCGGCCGCAGCCCGGCGCCTACACCAACCAGATAGACGTGCTCCGCGGGGAGGACGCCCGCTCCCCCCGCGACTCCTCGGGCAGCACCGGGTCCTGCCACGCCTCGCTGCCCTGCGACTCCGACCTGTAG